Proteins from a genomic interval of Youhaiella tibetensis:
- a CDS encoding mannitol dehydrogenase family protein yields the protein MTTKLNQANLPAIANRAAVPQYDRGALRAGILHFGVGNFHRAHQAVYLDDLFNAGGSLDWAIVGAGVRPADEDMRQKLKVQDWLTTVVEQEADLSRARVTGAMVDYIKPGDIEATLEMLANPAIRIVSLTITEGGYYIDPASQQFDPTHPDIVADAYNIAAPRTAFGLILGGLMRRRDAGVDPFTVMSCDNIPGNGHVTQNAVAGLAALIDPLLAAWVHEHVAFPNSMVDRITPATSAREREMLEKDFGIEDNWPVFCEAFKQWVLEDHFPSGRPALERVGVQFVPDVAPFELMKIRILNGGHATIAYPAALMDIHFVHEAMEEPLVRRFLEKVEREEIIPIVPPVPDTSLDEYYELIDRRFSNPKIGDTITRLCLDGSNRQPKFILPSAADRLAAGQGVTGLALVSALWCRYCYGETDSGTPIAPNDPSWDRLTAAAKKAKADPQAWLAMGDIFGPLARNPAYVAAFSHALTTLWEVGTRETLIRYLEDRL from the coding sequence ATGACCACCAAGCTCAACCAGGCCAACCTGCCGGCCATCGCAAACCGGGCCGCCGTGCCGCAATACGATCGCGGCGCGCTCAGGGCCGGCATCCTGCATTTCGGCGTCGGAAACTTCCACCGCGCCCACCAGGCCGTGTACCTGGACGACCTCTTCAATGCGGGCGGGAGCCTGGACTGGGCCATCGTGGGAGCGGGCGTGCGTCCGGCCGACGAGGACATGCGCCAGAAGCTCAAGGTGCAGGACTGGCTGACCACGGTCGTGGAACAGGAGGCGGACCTCTCCCGGGCCAGGGTGACGGGAGCCATGGTCGACTACATCAAGCCCGGCGACATCGAGGCGACCCTCGAGATGCTGGCGAACCCGGCCATCCGCATCGTCTCGCTGACGATCACCGAGGGCGGCTACTATATCGATCCGGCCAGCCAGCAGTTCGACCCCACCCATCCCGACATCGTGGCCGATGCGTACAATATTGCCGCGCCCCGCACCGCGTTCGGGCTGATCCTGGGCGGGCTGATGCGGCGGCGCGACGCGGGCGTCGATCCCTTCACGGTCATGAGCTGCGACAACATTCCGGGCAACGGGCACGTGACTCAGAACGCGGTAGCCGGGCTTGCCGCGCTCATCGATCCGCTGCTCGCCGCCTGGGTGCACGAGCACGTTGCCTTCCCCAACTCGATGGTCGACCGCATCACCCCGGCCACATCGGCGCGCGAGCGCGAGATGCTGGAAAAGGATTTCGGCATCGAGGACAACTGGCCGGTCTTCTGCGAAGCCTTCAAGCAATGGGTGCTCGAGGATCATTTCCCCTCCGGGCGGCCCGCGCTCGAAAGGGTCGGCGTGCAGTTCGTTCCCGACGTGGCGCCGTTCGAGCTGATGAAGATCCGCATCCTCAACGGCGGGCACGCCACCATCGCCTATCCGGCCGCGCTCATGGATATCCATTTCGTCCATGAGGCCATGGAGGAGCCGCTGGTGCGCCGGTTCCTCGAAAAGGTCGAGCGCGAGGAGATCATCCCCATCGTGCCGCCGGTGCCCGACACGAGCCTGGATGAATATTACGAACTCATCGACCGGCGCTTCTCCAACCCCAAGATCGGCGACACCATCACCCGGCTCTGTCTCGATGGCTCCAACCGCCAGCCCAAGTTCATCCTGCCTTCGGCCGCCGACCGGCTGGCGGCGGGACAGGGCGTCACGGGGCTGGCGCTGGTCTCGGCCCTCTGGTGCCGCTACTGCTACGGCGAAACCGACAGCGGCACCCCGATCGCGCCGAACGATCCGAGCTGGGACCGGCTGACAGCCGCCGCCAAGAAGGCCAAGGCCGATCCGCAGGCCTGGCTGGCGATGGGGGATATCTTCGGGCCGCTCGCCCGCAACCCCGCCTATGTTGCCGCGTTCTCCCATGCGCTCACCACGCTCTGGGAGGTGGGCACGCGCGAAACCCTTATCCGCTACCTCGAGGACAGGCTCTAG